From Neoarius graeffei isolate fNeoGra1 chromosome 27, fNeoGra1.pri, whole genome shotgun sequence:
AGGCTAGAACTTTACTCCCTAAGTTTTGGTACATGAGTTAAGTACAAAAACAAAgacaaaacaaatgaaacaacCAACAAAACGAACAAAAGCATAAACCACCACACTGATACTTCACAATAGATAAGCATAATAAATCATTGACAGCACAGCATTGTCAAGGCAACCATCAACTTATAGACAGCCAGTCAGTAAAAGGGCTCCAAGTAAACATATATTGATCCAGTTTGTCCAGGATAGAGTATGTCACCCTCTCATAAGCAGCTAACTGTGCCATTGTTGTAATCCATTCTTCATAAGGAGGTGGGTGTTTTTTCCTCTAATGTCTTAGTAGAATCCGTTTAGCTGTTGTGAGAGCCAAAATAAACCATCTTTTCTCAAAACACAAAGTCCTTGTCCTGAAGCTCAGTGGTCGATCCCAAGATAGACAGTTTTGCAGAgattttgaactttttgtgcaggacttCAAATATAAtctgatggatgttattccaccaGTCCTTATACAGTATGCAGTATAGAGGCCCCACTCCCATCACATCTCCAGCAAGAGTCTACTGGTATTAAGTTCCATTTATAAAGTTGCTGTGGCGTCCGGTGCCATCTATGTATTATTTTCAGTTGAATAAACCTGTTACCTATTTCTTTGTACATTGTATTAGCGTTACTTAAACATGACTTCCAATCCTCAGGAGATATGTCTATAGACAAGTCCCCTGCCCAGTGTTTCTTAACCTTGAGCAAAGGGTCACATGATTGTTCCTGTAGTAAACTATTAATCTTAAGAGTAATGCCCCTACCTGAACCTGATCTAATCAGCAGTTCTTCTATTGGACTGCCCGAGGGGCAGGCAAGCAGGCTTCCTAACCACTTAGATAAGGTGCTCTGCATCTGGACATACCTCCAGTATTGATTACGTGGTAAATTGTATCTATCCACTAATTGATTAAAGCTAAAAAAATACTTAGTCTTATTATCAAATAAATGCAAAATATTGGTTATCCCTGCTTTTTGCCAAATAGTCCAGCTAACTGGTTTGTTTCCAATTAGAATTTGTTTGTTCTTCCATAGAGGTGCATGAGGGGATTTGAAAAAGTCCCAGCGGCCTGCTGTATGTAGTTTATGCCACATTAATTTAGTGTTAGTGATCACAGGATTATCGTTCTGTAAAGGTGATTTGTTGCTAAACAACTCCGACCAAGGGGACAGCCCCCACTTGCCTCAGCCTCTATTTGGAACCAGCTTGGTTTATCTCCTGCCTCGTCATTAAGTAACCACGTTCTTATGTGTTTCATATTGAAAGCCCAGCAGTACCATCTGAAGCTGAGAAGAGAAAATCCCCCTCTTTTTGTGTGGGCCTGTAATTTCTTTATTCCTAAGCAGTGATGTGAGTTGCTCCAGAGAAAATTTAAAGTAAGAGTGTCAAAATCTCTAAAGTAGGACTCGGGAACATTCAGAGGAAGGTGAGATAGTATATAATAGATCACAGGTGCAGATATCATTTTAATAGAGTGTATTTTTCCCAAAGCAAAAGGTGGATTTTAGTCCACCTACCAAAATCTGAACTGATTTTCTGAAGCAGTGGGTTAATGTTCTCTCGAACCATATTCTTATAATCAGGAGTTATTTGAATGCCTAAATACTTGATACCCTTCGAAGCCCAGTGAAAATTCCACCTATGTAAGAGGGTAGATGGGCAATAGCCTGAAATAGCATGGCCTCAGATTTGTCCCAGTTAATGTGATATCCAGATAACAATGTGAACTCTTCAATACAGTTTAATTAAGTGGGTATGGATTTTTCTGGTTGCATTAGAAGCACTAACATATCATCTGCATACAGTAAAAGTTTGTGATGAATACTGCCCACTGTGATTCCATGCACCTCTGAATTATTCCTCAGTTTCTGCGCTAAAGGCTCCAAGGAAAGCACAAACAGGCCCGGACTTAAGGGGCAACCTTGTCTTGTGGACCTGTGCAGCTGGAATGGATTAGATATGAGACCATTTGTTAAAACACAAGCAAAGGGAGTATTATATAGAGTTTTGATCCATGTAATAAAATTTTTCCCAAAGCCGAATCTTTCAAGTGTTTCGAAAAGATAAGTCCATTCGACGCAATCGAAAGCCTTTGCAGCGTCTAGTGACAAAGCGATTGTTGGTTGGATGGAGTCGTATACTAAACACTGTAAATTAACCAAACGTCTAATATTATCCGAGCTATGGCGATTTGGGATAAAGCCTGATTGGTCCATGTGAATTATACTTCCAATAACTTTTGACAAGCGATTTTCTAATATCTTTGCTAAAATCTTTTGATCACAGTTCAGTAAAGAAATAGGTCGATACCCACTAGGGTCTAAATCATCTTTCCCCTTTTTGTGAATGAAAGATATAACTGCAGTGTGCATAGACTGTGGTAAGGTGCCAGCTTTAAAAGCATCAGAGTAAACCTCGAGCAACATAGGGCTTATAATATCTTCAAATGTTCTATAAAAATCAGCAGGCAGTCCATCTAGCCTGGGAGACTTATTTGGTGGCATGCTTCTGATTGCTTGAAAAATCTCCTCAAGTTTTATTGGCGCTTCTAACTAGTCTCTGTCTCTGTCAGTTAATTGTGGGAGATTAAGATCAGCAAAAATACTATCAAACTTCTATTTATCTAAACCGACTTGTGATGAGTAAAGAGTTTTATAAAAGGATCTAAAACTTTCATTAATCTGCTTAGAAGAGGTAGAGACACGGCCATCTGGTTGTCGTGTGCCAGCTATATGATTCATACTGTCCTGTTGCTTTAAGCGGTAGGCCAGTAGGCAACCAGGCCTTTCACCCATTTCCCAGTATGCCTGTTTGGTTCGAAACAAGGCATATTCTGCTTTTTTATGGTATAGTTTATTTAATTGAAATTTAGTAGCAATTATTTTGTTTAGTGTGGACCTGTCCCTGGACCGAGAATATGAGACTTCAAGCGTTTTAACTTCACTCTCTAATTTGCTGAGTTCCTCATTAGCTGATCTCTTTCTGAAAGAAGCATAAGAAATAATTCTCCCTCTCCAATAAGCTTTCAAGGTGTCCCACCAGATAGAAATGCTGCTATCCTGCTTCCTGTTTGTTTCCTTAAAAAATGATGTTTCATTCCGTATCATCTCAAGGAATGAGTTATCTTTCAGTAGGGATATGTTTAGGCGCCATCTCTGACTTTTAGGTGTCTGTGAATTTTGTTAGACAGGAAAACCGGTGCATGATCTGAAATGATTATATTACCTATATCCGAACTAAGAGAAAAATCAACTAATGattgagaaattaaaaaaaaaatcaatccttGTGTAAACATtgtgggaagaagaaaaaaaacaaataatctCAATCATCTGGGTGCATTAATCTCCAAATGTCTTTTAGACCCAAATCAGTGATAAGCAGTCTGATAGCAGCCGCTGATCTACTTTCTGTATTGCGTCTAGGCAATGATCTGTCAAGATCTTGATCTAGTATTTAGTTAAAATCTCCACCTAATATTATCTGAATATCACCGAGGTCCAATAAAAGTTGTGACAGCTTGTGAAAAAATTCCGGCTTATCAAAATTGGGTGCATAGATATTACAAAGAGCAATTGGTGTATCCAGTAGTTGACTGCACACTATCACATATCGACCATCTGAATCTGTTAGCACGTCTGTTTCAATAAAGCTAACTGACTTATTAATCAAAATGGAAACTCCTCTGCTTTTGCCAGTTCCTAGATTTGAAAAAACCTTCCCCACCCACGAGCACCTCAGTTTCAAGGATTCTTTCATGTTTAGATGTGTTACCTGGACAAAGGCTATGTCGACTTTCGATGATTTCAGATAAGCCAGGATTTTCTTTTTCTTAATCACATTATTGAGACCCTTAAGATTCCAACTGGCGAATTTCAAATCAGTTGTGCTAGCCATGGAGTAGTAGAGCATACCTAGATCTTGTGTGCATTACCATAATAGTACAGTGTGGTGGCAAACAAATATTACAGACATAAAAAAGCAAATTATGTACAGACCCAGTCAGACTCAAAAGACTGGGATATAAGTATGTAAACCAAGTTATAAACTCAATAAAACTAGGAAACCTGGAAATGTCACCAAATTTGACTTTCCATGAACCCAACACTTGATTATGTTTAATCCCTTATCTGCTGTAATAAATGGGGAATATTGAAACTTAATAAAGCTCCTCATTGATTGTGTAATGTAGAAAATTTAagagataaaaagaaaaaaaacttaaatGTGGCCTTCCTGAATCCATCTTATAAGGGATGGGAGCTATTACAACACTAAGGCTAACCAAGGAAAAATTGACTTACTGCTGCCTTGGTTACACGTAAATAGGGGGAGTATAATAAGACAGCAGAGGAAGTATTGTCaaaagagagaaaagagaaagaaaaaaatcaacagaAATTGCCAGGCTCCACTGATATGTAGTAGTAGCATAACCATCTTTACAGTATAATTAGGAGCCTATCAGGGTGTAAATATTTACCCCAAGTATTGTTCTCAGCTCAGCTCTCCTTTATAATTTTCCTTTTGATGAACTCCGATGCTTCTTCGGGCGAGATGAAACGATGATGGGCTCCGTTGTGTTTAATCTCCAGGGTGGCGGGGAAGCGGAGCATGTATTCGACTCCTCTGTTCTTCAGAtcagtcttgacttgtttgaaggATACCCTCCGCTCCATGACCTGCTTAGAGTAGTCCGGAAAAAACATGATCCTGGCTCCTTGCCACATGATCTGACCTTTTTCCCTGGCTGCTTGAAGAATCTCCTCTTTCACCTGGTAATGAAGCATGTTGACCATCACGGGCCgcagtcggtctccctccctctgctctctcctcGGCGGGCCAATGGGAACTCGATGTGCACGCTGTATCTCCAGTGTTGGGAATTGAAGCTCTAGCATAGCTGGGATTTCTTGTTGTAAAAACTGAATCATGTCATTCCCTTCTTTTAGCTCTGGTATGCCCAGGATTTTGAGATTGCAGCGTCGTCCTCTATTATCCAAGTCCTCGACGTGTTCTTGAAGTCGTTGTATTTTCTCCTGGAAAGTTGTGATATGCTGTTTGGATGTGTCCGCCGCACTTTCCAGTGCGGTGACCCGCTCCTTCACCTTGTCCATTCGGGAGCTCAGCGTGCTAATCTTGCCCTCAGTATCCTCCACAGTAGCCTTAATTTCTTTTGTATCCTGCTCGATGTTCTGTGTGGACATACGGATGGCTCGTATCTCTGTAGCAAGGAAGCTCAGCGAGGGCTCCTCTGCGGCTGCACTTGACGTAGCTGGCGTGTTGTCTGAGGGCCTGCTAATGAAAGCGTCCATTTTCTTGCTAGCTCTTGCCGACCGCAGCAGTAGTGAATCTTTGAAATGGTGAAGCTTCTGGAGTTCTCGATTAGACATTTGTATCTTGCACCTGAAGGGAGGAAAGCATATCCCTGTCACTGAGCCACTATGTACCGTAAAAAATAATGGGAATAAATATCAATAGTTTCGCCTTTTTGTGTTGGGTTTTACGGAGCAACTCTCTACGCCGCCATTCTTGTCGAGAGCCCATGTGATCCCCATGATTTATTGTTTAAAAGTGGAGTGGTGTGTTATTTATGAATGTTCAGAGAAACGGTTTACACAGCTGGCCTAGACAATGTCCAGTTATTCAGAAAGGAATTCAGGAAAGAAAATAATGAATTGCTGGGAcaaatttaaaaatgttttatttttaccCAAGTTTTAGTAACAAAATAAAATCTTATGAAAAATTTTTTGAAGAAATGAGtatggacatttaaaaaaaatcttaaaagcaCATTTTTTAAATTGTATGCCAACTTTGTAAATACAAATATGAGCTCAGAGCAGAGCTGGAGTGGGTAATCGGGAGATTCGGGAGGATTCCCGATGGGCCGGCTCATGTCAATATCAAATTTGGGCCGGTtggatggaaaaaataattgacaCTTATCTAATCTTCTTCTTGCATTCATTCTCCATTCATCTGACAGCGCAGCCCCTACAGCGCAGTAGATTAAATGGGTTCTACCATCTGATGAATTCTCCCCTCCCAAATGCTGAAGTTGGTTGGGCCCACAAGTCGTCTTTTTTGGAGCGGTAAAATTAAATATAGCAACAGAATAGCGCGAAGTGTCAGTCAGTGGTGATGGAGGGCAGGAAGAGGCCAGGTGGAGCCGAAAAGGCCaggacaaaaagaagaaaggcatTGGGAGAAGATGCTGCCAAATGTGCGAAATGAACAGACCTGTTTTCCAGAGGACAGACCTCAGTTGCAGCCGGTAAAGAGAGATATGGAAATAATTTTGTAGCCTCCTGTCAGTGTAAGGCTATTGCGCAATGTTTTCAATGTCAATTTAGCATAGTTTATTTTTTGTAGAGCCCAATACATACCATTAATCACAAATATCCAGTTTCAAGCTGACAATAATAAACATAAGTTAGAGGTATAATTTAGTGTGTACTTCACCTCACTGTGTGTTCAGTGTGCATTTCACTAATTCATGATTGGAATAAATGCAGAGACCAAATTTCTTATTAAATAGCATCTCATTAATGGAATGTTTTTGTAGCGTCAGAGCAGCAAACCCCTTCTGACGCTACTGATGATCCCGAGGAGACCATGACTACTGAAAGGACAGGTAGAGGATGGTCtaacagttatttatttaaactTAGATAGTTATTTGTAATGTAAAAGATAACATAGAGATATATGATAAATATATGTTAAATTGTTCAGACATTCAGAAAGATGTCAACACGATAGCCTAATTTATtttaacaaatggaggcaaatagCCTAAATCACTATCAATTTTACACAATCACAATATAGGCTAaattgtggggggaaaaaacttCAAGCATGTTACGTTATTCAGCAAAATAGGCTAACCCTTAatgaaatgtttttgtagccTCAGAGCAGCAGATAAACCAGTCTGATCCTGCTGGTGAACCAAGTAGGCATGGAGAGGCCAGGACGACAGAGGCAACAGGTAGAGAGAATAAAAATAAacgaaaaaaaactattttatgtCAGAAAATGCACACAGAACATATGTGATAGATAGATTCTAAATGATACCCAGTACCCAGATATTCAGAATGCTGAAAATGCTTTAAAATCAGCCCAATTGAAATAGGTAAACATTGTTTAATCAATAATTATCTCTGTCCATGATCACAGTGTATATGCCCTATATGCTATATAATACAGGTGAGTCAGATGCTGAGATGGAAGAGTCCAGTGAGACAGCAGCAGTGCAGCAGGAGGTCCCACAGATTCAGGCAGCTGCTAGTGTAGATGAGCCTCTTGGAGGCCTTCATGTTAATGTACACAGAGAATGAAATTCTCATGTCTATAGACAATGACACCGTTATTAATAAAGTTGCAGAAACCAGTGCACTGCTtaggaggcttttgatgctgtcGGTAGCCTACTAAATATGCATGTAGTCAAGCTACTTAAGAGTTTAGTGTAAATCTAAACAATAACAATAGAGCATTGGGAAGAAAAATGCAATTTTAAtttcaaattattttaattacaaaTTATTGCTCCTGTACAAAGGTAAATACGTTTTCATCTTTATcacattttttttactttttaaatatttatctgATTTAAATTTGAATTAAACATATTGTTTAAGTGAAGTGCTTTCTGTTACCTTACCAATGTATGCCTGAACTATAATCAATAAAAAGGCATTGTAAGAGCTAGCTGCTATTTCATTTATTCAAAGTCCtcctccatggaaaaagtgggccGGGTTTGGGCATGAAACTCCTGGGCTGAAAaaggggcccactccggccctggctcaaagaaaaaaataataatttacaaaaaaaaaataaattaaggaAAATGACAGGCAAAAGTGACCTTAAATTTATTTGTGACATCGTTTGTTTAATGGAGCGAGTGAGGACTGGTCAGTGTTGCAGAAgttcaaccccaattccaaataagttgggacgctgtgtaaaaagtaaataaaaacagaatgcaatgatttgcaaatctcataaacccatatattttcacaatagaacacagacaacatatcaaatgtttaaactgagaaaatgtaccatcTTAAGAAAAAATAaggtcattttgaatttgatggcagcaaaacgtctcaaaaaagttgggacaggggcatgtttaccactgtgtagcatcccctcttcttttaacaacagtccgtaaacatctgggaactgaagagactaGTTGCTGAAGTTTGGGGGgaggaatgttgtcccattcttgcctgatatagggtTGCAGTTGCTCACCGGTCCTGGgtcttctttgtcatattttttgcttcatgatacgccaaatgttttcagttggtgaaaggtctagactgcaggcaggccagttcagcACCTGTACTCTTCTACTACAAAGCTATGCTGTTGTAATAGATGCAGTATGCGATTTAgcattgttttgctgaaataTGCAAGGCCTTTCTGGaaaaccagaatgtcaaggacatagcagctcatctggcctgccatcaaaacaaccatgatgaccaaaacatcaaacagaactgaaatgtgacaatgtgagagaggaccaacctccatgacaaactgtttacaacaggaaaatcaacaaaggacaaaattttgttccctgagggaagatcgacccaaaacatcgatcagaactgaatttgcatgataaatgagagaggagatgcaattctagtcagaacaaaaaatttgttaagttgacctaattactcacattttttagcaaaaaattgacaacacAATGATCAGGttctgtgcagaaggtctagttctttcaaataaaacaatcagaactgaaatccattgagaactgaaggaggagaTGTGATTTAAGTGAAAATAAGCAAAGTTGTAAGTTGTAAacttgacatgttgtctatgttctactgtgaaaaaatatgggtttatgagatttgcaaatcactgcattctgtttttatttacattttacatggcgtcccaaatttttttggaattggggttgtactgctGAAGATTAGATCCAGAAAAATCACACTGTGACATCATGATTACAATGATTAAACACCATAATATTTAATTGATGTTTATATTGTAATATCTGTATTATACTGTTAGCTTTTAAAGTAGAAAAATGTTCCCAGGTCTGTAAatgtccaaaagaaaaaaaagaaaaactttcAACGATCTCACACAAACAACTTCTGGTTCAATTTTCTTATCACTGAAATACCCCTACCTGGAATAGAGTGATCCAGCCCCGCCCACTTTTCTTTAACCGTGAACACAGGAGGCATGTTTATGTTGAACAGAAGTCATGAGGTTATCACGGTAATTGTAATTGAGCAGAGGGAGCTCAATAAGTTAGCGGTCTGGGTGTGTTatacccacaatgcactgcactGTAAGTTTATGTGAAGGTAAACACTGAGGGTTGGTGAGTTTGTTTATAAAAATGTACCCTTTAGATAAGTGTGTAATAAAAGTCGCCCCCTTTTTCCTAACCACTATAATTAGTGGCCTGAATGTAATCGTTGATTAAGAATAAAAAGgatatatttatttaaattttcccTTCAGAAGCTGTATGAATATATCAGCCTTATGTGAGGGAGAGGAGTATatggacctcttgcagtcacgtgaccggaatgtagacagccgccatcttgtcggtcaacaacacagctgaatactgctgcactcatatacaaaatggatcaatttcaaccaacggactacacggctcatttttctaatgaacagataattagatatatgtctaaaataaacgacctacagattagtgacccttatcgcttaccggacgtagttttcacgaccgtgtcagtggatattgaactgccagaggtggaatacccagacgtgtataattacctcattaactttccctcgctgttcagtggtgaagcactgcatgcttataaatctctggacagttatctttacagaaattcaggatttgtcagcgactcagcccccctcagatgtggcatcttgtaaacaagaaaataacaatcctcattggacgggtaagtcacttaagtattgagtactagtactgaccagtcaataatagaatagaataaggtaattccagctgtaattctaaatcgtccgtcttgtttaccatggatctggcgttggagaggtagaggcttggcagtggaggtttgagtggctgttttctgagcttagtcaacaggccggctctgcagcctcgcttttgcttcctctcccgacgctgcctccttcgcctgccagacccgataacaatccacagagaccccgctggtctcgctatctcatctggaatgttgtgcatgcgatggaaatcgctacaaaccgtcattttctgctggaaatcaatgtccagtaagtccatacggttgtagtggatactgaagtccggtacagacgaacaacacgcaaaaatacacacaaaaaaacataaaaaacgtgcacaggtagaagtagaaccagaagtagaagtagaaggcggaaatatggcgttttaccgacaagatggcgtctgtttacaatctggatcggctatgacgtcacatgcaagatctctattggcagtgtgtgtgtgtgtgtgtgtgtgtgtgtgtgtgtgtgtgtgtgtgtgtgtataatgttgCTGTCTCTAAGCAATGGTCGTTGATGGGTGGATGATGGACCTTCAGGCTTTGGTGGTGTTTTTGAATTTTTGGATTtcctgttttaaaaaaagaaggaGGGTTACAAGAGTACATGCCCCTGTGAATGagtggttactatagaaacaataacgtattagaacgagtGTATTAATatcaacctgtgatttgcagctgcactactgtcacagctgctgttatggaaaactaatcaataccttctgatcaatcagaatGCAGAAGTGAAAGTGTGAAGTGAAAGTTCTGACCTGGAGCAGAGCTGCTTTTAATTTCTCATACGCTTCATCCAGATTATCATTAACGATGACCACATCAAACTGACCTGCTTCTTTACCTGAAAACACACAACGTACACATGCATGTGTGCAGaggtatacagtgtgtgtgtgtgcgtgtgtgtgtgtgagagagagagagagagagagagagagagagagagatcacttACTGAACTCCATTTCCATGAGTGCAGCCTGGAGTCGCATCTGTAAACTATCCTCAGACTCGGTCTGTCTCACCTCttctcctaacacacacacacacacacacacacacacacacacacacacaccaaactcaCATTAGTTATTAATCATTTAATTATCACAAGAAGTGTGGTTTGGAATGACTTTTAGGTCAgtgtttaggtgtgtgtgtgtgtgtgtgtgtgtgtgtgtgtgtgtgtgtgtgtgtgtgtgtgtgtgtgtgtaccagcacATCCATGGATGGGGGTTGGATGGAGACATAGACGGGGTTTAAATTGGTTCTCTTGATGCTTTTCACCCCCTGCATGTCAATGACCAAAATACAAATCAGATTTTGGGCCTGAACAGCCTGGACTGCAGCTTTACTTTAggggaaacacacacactctctctctctctctctctctctctcttttaccaTTCAGAGTGGCTTCAGTCATAAGACCACTGGGTAAATACAGACAGCAAGCACAAACGAGTGAGGCTAATGATTTAAGCTCGGTGATAGAACATGCACATTGTGAACACACAAAAAGAACGGACCATCTGAGTGAACATGAGACAGAATTATCCATCACGTCATTTATCTCAGATAGGTCAATAAATCAATAAGAAAATCCTTAAATTACATTATAAATTACACATAGTATCAACTGCTAACCCAGTGAATATGGAAATGACATCAAATTATCCagcacatcaacatttacctcagatatgttgaaaaattaataagaaaacacTTAAATCATATTATAATAGCACAGCATCAAGTATTAACATGGTGAacatggaaatgacacagaatta
This genomic window contains:
- the LOC132874788 gene encoding guanylate kinase-like, whose protein sequence is MSKAAVQAVQAQNLICILVIDMQGVKSIKRTNLNPVYVSIQPPSMDVLVRQTESEDSLQMRLQAALMEMEFSKEAGQFDVVIVNDNLDEAYEKLKAALLQEIQKFKNTTKA